A window of Pirellulales bacterium genomic DNA:
ATCAGGGCGATTCCCTGGAGTTGCAGCACGAGCTTGGGTTGGCCTTTGGCCACCAGTTGGGAAATCAGCTTTTCCAGTCCGGGCAAGTGCTCGCGGTTGAGCGGCACGGACCCGCTGATGATATGCACCGCTCCTTGTAAATTGGCTTCGAACATGGGACGGCTCCATTAGTGCAGGGGCACCGTCAAGCTAAATCGCGAACCTTTGTTCAATTCGCTGCGAATCGATAATTTACCCCCATGCAGTTGCGCTACTTCGCGCGCAAAGGCCAACCCCAATCCGCTGCCGTTCAACTGGCGGACGCGGGCGTCCCGGCTGCGAAAGAACTTCTGGCACAGTTGGGGGATTTCCGCCTCTTCGATCCCGATCCCCGTGTCTTCCACATGAAAATGCAACTGGTGGTTTTCTTCCTCCAACTGCAGCCGCACATCCCCGTCCTCGGGCGTGTATTTGACGGCGTTACCCAGCAAGTTGATTAGGGCCGCGGCCAGCTTATCCTTGTCGGCCCGCAATTTGGGAAGCTTCCCCGGCAGGCGGCAATCAAACCGCTGCCGCTTTTGTTGTAATTGGGGTTGCACGTGTTCAGTGACTTCCCGCACCAGCCGGTCCAGGTCGACCTCGTGTCGTTCGATGCCGATCGCTCCGGCTTCCATTTGGCTGACATTCAGCAGGTCGTCGATAAACCGCGCCAGGCGGGTCGCCTCGGCGTTGATAATATTATAAAAGCCTTGTTGCCGCGCCAGGTCGATATCCGGGGCGGCCGCCAGGGTTTCGGCATACGCCTTGATATTTGCCAAGGGCGTTCGCAATTCATGCGTGGCGGTGGTGACAAACTGCGTGCGGGCGTTTTCAGCCAGCTTTTGTTGGGTGATATCGCGAATCGACCAAAGATATTCCCCCGTCGGTTGGTTCGCCTTGAGCAACGGAAGACAAGCGACGCGCCACACGCCGGCGGCGGGCGTGTCCCCCGGGATCACTTCCCAGGCTCCCCGTCGCCGCGACTGGTCCAAAAAATCCCAGGCGGGCATTCCCCCGGGATGATCGGCTAGCAAGGATTGCAGCGTGCGACCCACGATCGCCGCCGGGTCGGTCTGTCCAAACAGACCCAGCCAGGTGGGGTTGGCCTGGAGGATGACATCTTCGGCGTCGCAGATGGCCAGTCCTTCGGCGATCGCAGCAAAGACCCCCTCCCAGCGTTGGCTGGCGGGACTTGCCAGGATTTGGCCCAGGCGTTCCTCCAAGGAGCTCCAATGGCCGCGTTCTTGAAATTCGCGGATTAAAAGGTTCCACCCCTGCGCCGCGGGTGCGTCGGCGGGGAGTTCGCGCAGCCTTGATTCCCACTGA
This region includes:
- a CDS encoding ATP-binding protein, producing YCTHPPPHPPPYASRLVRSSAPLAMLRSNLHLPLTRRLTDYYFLFGLAGLFSCVVLALLLASQGTLASWAAAWVVLPIIFLLAGSLALRHAAGIHEKIENQLVSIMRAPVQWESRLRELPADAPAAQGWNLLIREFQERGHWSSLEERLGQILASPASQRWEGVFAAIAEGLAICDAEDVILQANPTWLGLFGQTDPAAIVGRTLQSLLADHPGGMPAWDFLDQSRRRGAWEVIPGDTPAAGVWRVACLPLLKANQPTGEYLWSIRDITQQKLAENARTQFVTTATHELRTPLANIKAYAETLAAAPDIDLARQQGFYNIINAEATRLARFIDDLLNVSQMEAGAIGIERHEVDLDRLVREVTEHVQPQLQQKRQRFDCRLPGKLPKLRADKDKLAAALINLLGNAVKYTPEDGDVRLQLEEENHQLHFHVEDTGIGIEEAEIPQLCQKFFRSRDARVRQLNGSGLGLAFAREVAQLHGGKLSIRSELNKGSRFSLTVPLH